A window of the Falco biarmicus isolate bFalBia1 chromosome 10, bFalBia1.pri, whole genome shotgun sequence genome harbors these coding sequences:
- the SLC32A1 gene encoding vesicular inhibitory amino acid transporter, with product MATLLRSKLSNVATSVSNKSQAKMSGMFARMGFQAATDEEAVGFAHCDDLDMEHRQGLQMDILKSEGGEEGGETPLEGDIHYQRDGTGPLPPSASKEAGVCSELSGQGKPKITAWEAGWNVTNAIQGMFVLGLPYAILHGGYLGLFLIIFAAVVCCYTGKILIACLYEENEDGEIVRVRDSYVDIANACCAPRFPTLGGRIVNVAQIIELVMTCILYVVVSGNLMYNSFPNLPVSQKSWSIIATAVLLPCAFLKNLKAVSKFSLLCTLAHFVINILVIAYCLSRARDWAWDKVKFYIDVKKFPISIGIIVFSYTSQIFLPSLEGNMQNPKEFHCMMNWTHIAACILKGLFALVAYLTWADDTKEVITDNLPPTIRAVVNIFLVAKALLSYPLPFFAAVEVLERSLFQDGNRAFFPNCYGGDGRLKSWGLTLRCALVVFTLLMAIYVPHFALLMGLTGSLTGAGLCFLLPSLFHLKLLWRKLLWHHVFFDVAIFVIGGICSVSGFIHSLEGLIEAFRTNAED from the exons ATGGCCACCCTTCTCCGCAGCAAGCTTTCCAACGTGGCCACCTCGGTGTCCAACAAGTCCCAGGCGAAGATGAGCGGCATGTTCGCGAGGATGGGCTTCCAGGCGGCCACCGACGAGGAGGCGGTGGGGTTCGCCCACTGCGACGACCTGGACATGGAGCACCGGCAGGGGCTGCAGATGGATATCCTCAAGTCCGAGGGCGGCGAGGAGGGCGGCGAGACGCCCCTGGAAGGGGACATCCACTACCAGCGGGACGGCACCGGCCCGCTGCCGCCCTCCGCCTCCAAAGAGGCGGGGGTCTGCTCCGAGCTCTCCGGGCAGGGCAAGCCCAAGATCACGGCCTGGGAGGCGGGCTGGAATGTCACCAACGCCATCCAG GGGATGTTTGTTCTGGGCCTGCCCTATGCCATCCTTCATGGTGGATACCTAGGactctttttaataattttcgCTGCAGTGGTTTGCTGCTACACTGGGAAAATCCTTATTGCCTGTCTTTATGAAGAGAATGAGGATGGGGAGATAGTCAGGGTGAGAGACTCCTACGTGGACATAGCGAACGCGTGCTGTGCGCCCCGCTTCCCCACTCTCGGAGGCAGAATTGTGAACGTGGCTCAGATCATTGAATTGGTCATGACCTGCATCCTCTATGTGGTGGTCAGTGGGAACCTGATGTACAACAGCTTCCCCAACCTGCCCGTCTCCCAGAAGTCGTGGTCCATCATTGCCACGGCAGTGCTCCTGCCTTGTGCGTTCTTGAAGAACCTCAAGGCAGTCTCCAAGTTCAGCTTGCTCTGCACATTAGCCCACTTTGTGATCAACATCTTGGTGATCGCCTACTGCCTCTCCAGGGCACGTGACTGGGCCTGGGACAAAGTCAAGTTTTACATTGATGTAAAGAAGTTTCCCATCTCCATTGGCATCATTGTCTTCAGCTACACCTCTCAGATCTTTCTGCCTTCCTTGGAGGGGAACATGCAGAACCCCAAGGAGTTCCATTGCATGATGAACTGGACTCACATAGCAGCTTGCATTCTTAAGGGACTCTTTGCCTTGGTCGCCTATCTGACCTGggctgatgacaccaaggaaGTCATTACAGACAACCTGCCACCCACCATTAGGGCAGTAGTCAACATTTTCCTCGTGGCCAAAGCCTTGCTCTCGTACCCCTTGCCGTTCTTTGCGGCTGTGGAAGTCCTGGAGCGGTCCCTTTTCCAAGATGGAAACAGGGCGTTCTTCCCCAACTGCTACGGGGGTGATGGGCGGCTCAAGTCCTGGGGACTCACCCTCAGATGTGCCCTGGTAGTTTTCACCCTGCTCATGGCTATCTATGTCCCACATTTTGCCCTCCTGATGGGTCTTACTGGGAGCCTCACAGGCGCAGGGCTCTGTTTCCTGCTCCCCAGTCTTTTCCACCTCAAACTCTTGTGGCGGAAGCTCTTATGGCACCATGTCTTCTTTGATGTCGCCATTTTCGTTATAGGTGGTATCTGCAGTGTCTCTGGGTTCATCCACTCTTTAGAAGGCCTCATAGAGGCCTTCAGAACCAATGCTGAAGACTAA